The genomic window GATATAAACAGGCCGGAAAACGTATTTAAAAACAGTGAAGAGCTTAGTGAAAAAGACGCATACGCTCAGTTTGACGGCAAAAAGATAAACATACTCTTTTACGGACTTGATAAAAATGAATACAGAGATACAGTGGCAGGCTACCAGCAGTACAGGGCAGATACGATAATGGTCGCGACCATCGATCTCGAAACAAAGAGCATAGAAATCTTATCCGTTCCCAGAGACACTTACGTGGATATCTACAACATAAATAACATGGACAAGATAAATGCAAGCTTCGCCCACGGGCAGCAAAGATCTTCCGATTACCGGGGTGACGAGATAAAGGCAGGTACGGATTATCTTAAAAGAACGGTAAGCGAGCTCCTTGGAGGCATTCCTATACATTTCTACATTGGGATAACCGATATGGACGTGGTAAACGACATTGTAGATGAAATAGGCGGGGTGGAGATCGACGTGCTTCATACCCTGTATGCAGACAAGGGCAAGGACAGGTCTAAAGTAAGGATAGAGGAGGGACTTCAGGTCCTCAACGGAAAAGATCTGCAGTATTATGCCAGGTACCGAGCCTACCCGGAAGGTGACATCGAAAGGGTAGCAAGCCAGCAGCATATAATAAAAGCAGTGTTTGATAACATGAAAAAGACGAACAGCTTGCTGAAAATGCCCAGGATTTATGAGATGGTATCTGAAAAGCTGGCAACGGATCTTAGCTTTAAGCAGATATCAGCACTTGCTTTGATAGCCATGGGCATAGACAGACAAGACCTTAACACTCACACCTTCCCGGGATATTTTGGAACATTAAACAGGGTATCCTACTGGGTGGTCAATGAAAGGGAAAGAGTGGATATCATTAAAGAGCTATACGGTATAGATGCAGAACTGAGAGAGCAGCAGGCAACAAGCGACAGGCTTATAAGCTTATCAGCATCAGTAGGTAAAAGAAGCCTGAAGGTTGGTGGGACTACTTCGGTGAACATCACTGGAAGGACTGCTGACGGACAGACAAAGACTTTTAGCGTAAGAAGCACCTCATATAGCATATCGAATGACGCTGTACTTCAGCTAAATGCTGATGGAACTATAGTAGCAAAAGGCAGCGGCGATGCCACAATAACCTTCAAGGTGCAAGGGGTGTCAACAAGCGTAAGCCTAAGCGTCGCTAAGACTAAAGTAGAAGAACCGCCGGTAGAGCAGCCCCCAGTGGATGAACCTGTGAATGAAGAGCCTGTTGAAGAGAAACCATCTGAAGAACCGGTGGAAGAAGAGCCGGTTGCCGACGAGTCAGAAAATCAGTAAGGGGAAAAGCGGAAAGTTGGAAAGTTGGAAAGTAGAAAGCGGAAAGTTGGAAAGGGACCAATACGATTGTTTGACAATCGTTTCCCGATTGCCCAACGACCGTTTAACATGTATTTCCCGCCTCACCGACCCACCGAACACGCCAAAGGAGGAGCTATGAAAAATAAAAAACTCATAATTTCAATCCTAGTAGCGATATTGGTTATCTCAACAGCTTGGGGAATCAATAAGTACCGGGACCTTCGGGACGCACAAAGGATTTTTCTTAAGCAGCAGGAAATCCAAAGAAAAATCGCTGAAGAAAAGCTGGAAGCCAGAGAGGATCTTAAGACGGTTTACCAGGAAGACAGGATAAACATCCTGCTGCTGGGATTTGATAAAAACGAATCGCGACTGGACAGATACCGGCTTTTCCGTCCTGATGGGATCGTTTTGGTCTCTAT from Alkalibacter saccharofermentans DSM 14828 includes these protein-coding regions:
- a CDS encoding LCP family protein translates to MNINKKPKLKIKNKKRFFLVTGIIATVLILTAVAVKFYYDINRPENVFKNSEELSEKDAYAQFDGKKINILFYGLDKNEYRDTVAGYQQYRADTIMVATIDLETKSIEILSVPRDTYVDIYNINNMDKINASFAHGQQRSSDYRGDEIKAGTDYLKRTVSELLGGIPIHFYIGITDMDVVNDIVDEIGGVEIDVLHTLYADKGKDRSKVRIEEGLQVLNGKDLQYYARYRAYPEGDIERVASQQHIIKAVFDNMKKTNSLLKMPRIYEMVSEKLATDLSFKQISALALIAMGIDRQDLNTHTFPGYFGTLNRVSYWVVNERERVDIIKELYGIDAELREQQATSDRLISLSASVGKRSLKVGGTTSVNITGRTADGQTKTFSVRSTSYSISNDAVLQLNADGTIVAKGSGDATITFKVQGVSTSVSLSVAKTKVEEPPVEQPPVDEPVNEEPVEEKPSEEPVEEEPVADESENQ